Part of the Pedobacter roseus genome is shown below.
TAGATTTTGGGGCCGATTGTAATGACAAAACCAAACATCCTGTATTACCCGATCACGAAATTGAAACAAGTTATCTCGATAAAATAAAAGGTCTTGATCCTGTACTTCAATACATGTTAAAGGTATCAGAATAATTAACTGCTATGATCAACAATCACTTTCCATTCTCCTTTTATCTTTTTGATCAGAAGTGTAAAGTAACCTTTTAGCTCGTCTTTTTCGCGTTTTACGTTCCAACTACCCAGTACAAAAGCCAGATCGGATTTCAGAAAATCGACTTTTTTAATCCCGAACACTAAAAAGCCCATCGCAGATTTATCCGGGTAACCTTTTTTATAATTATCCAACGTTTTTTGCCAGCCATAAGTTGGTCCGCTTTTACCTACAAAAAGTAAACTATCCGATTTTTCGTATCCCTGCATAAAAGCTTCAACATCGCCTTTGTTCCAATCAGTACGTTGTTTTTCAAGCAGATCGAGTATCGCCTGTTTATCTTTTGCATTTTGGGCGTAGGTACCAAATGAGACTAAAAGCAGGGCGATAAGGAGTATTTTTTTCATGGTTATTGAAATTGAGTAAAAATTAAAGATATGAAACAAATTATTTCGTTCCATCGGTAAAAATTGTTTATTTACATTTTTTATCAATCTACCATGCAAAATAAAGTAATTACAATTGGCGAAATACTATGGGACGTTTTCCCGGAGGGTAAAAAAGCAGGCGGCTCGAGTATGAACGTTGCGCTTAATTTACACAAACAAAGTATAGAAAGCAGTTTTATCAGCGCCGTTGGTGATGATGATAATGGTAAGGAATTACTAAGCTTTTTAACCGGAAATCATTTCTCAACAGATCTGATCCAGGTGAATGCAGGATTACCAACCAGTACAGTTGTGGTTCAGCTGGATGAAAACCATCAGGCTACTTATACCATTAAACAGCCTGTGGCCTGGGACGACATTAAACTTACCGAAGAAAATATCACCGCGGTAAAACAGGCAGATGCTTTTGTGTATTGTAGCTTAACCTGCCGTGAGCAACAATCTAAAAAAACGATCCTCGAACTTTTAGACCATGCAAAAACCAAAA
Proteins encoded:
- a CDS encoding YybH family protein, coding for MKKILLIALLLVSFGTYAQNAKDKQAILDLLEKQRTDWNKGDVEAFMQGYEKSDSLLFVGKSGPTYGWQKTLDNYKKGYPDKSAMGFLVFGIKKVDFLKSDLAFVLGSWNVKREKDELKGYFTLLIKKIKGEWKVIVDHSS